Proteins encoded in a region of the Zea mays cultivar B73 chromosome 2, Zm-B73-REFERENCE-NAM-5.0, whole genome shotgun sequence genome:
- the LOC103647394 gene encoding uncharacterized protein: MPRSQLLCRRRRRWRVAPLLESEMERWTGVDEPELATFSRRMSSWTIGERPTQRSTNSSMVSCRPVPTSRSSDPSLTTNSLPSSRFRIRHLGSASSSSSPSGVASEEPDDRPPSGGLVAEDGTAPPSDLDREMGSEAGAGRTSTSPSS, translated from the coding sequence ATGCCCCGAAGCCAGCTGctatgccgccgccgccgccgatggcGCGTCGCTCCGTTGCTGGAGTCGGAGATGGAGCGCTGGACGGGGGTGGACGAGCCGGAGCTCGCAACGTTCTCGCGCCGCATGAGCTCCTGGACGATAGGCGAGCGGCCGACGCAGAGGTCAacgaactcctccatggtgagctGTCGGCCCGTGCCGACCTCGCGGAGCTCGGACCCCTCCTTGACCACGAACTCGCTGCCGTCGTCGAGGTTCCGGATCAGACACCTCGGGtcggcctcctcctcctcctccccttcGGGCGTGGCCTCGGAGGAGCCCGACGACCGCCCTCCCAGCGGCGGCTTGGTCGCCGAGGACGGCACGGCGCCGCCGTCTGATCTGGATCGGGAGATGGGCAGCGAGGCCGGCGCCGGGCGGACGAGCACAAGCCCGTCGTCGTAG
- the LOC103647393 gene encoding ankyrin repeat-containing protein At2g01680 gives MLCFDLPSLFYLTGHYCFQMVQLLLSYESLEINAINIQNETAMDLDDKVPYGESKTEIIEWLTEAGAKNARNVEKIDEASELRRTVSDIKHNVQAQLSENAKTNKRVTGICKELQKLHREAIQNTINSVTMVATLIASIAFIAIFNFPGQYFQDVNSGGDIGEAQIAKLTGFRVFCLLNATALFSSLVVVVMQITLVAWETGAQKQVIKIINKLMWTACLSTGAAFTSLAYVVVGPQHAWMAFTVSAIGGPIMIGTLLFLAYPLLCPRFKFGEDRQRRIKRAGGSKSFSWSLHDGFSDLEAFSDHEKMIYAL, from the coding sequence ATGCTTTGCTTTGACTTGCCAAGTTTATTTTACCTTACTGGTCACTATTGTTTTCAGATGGTACAACTTCTTCTTAGCTACGAATCACTTGAAATTAATGCTATCAATATTCAAAATGAAACAGCTATGGATTTGGATGACAAAGTTCCTTATGGTGAGTCTAAAACGGAAATAATAGAGTGGTTGACAGAGGCTGGTGCAAAGAATGCCAGAAATGTGGAGAAAATTGATGAGGCATCAGAACTGAGGAGAACTGTGAGTGATATCAAGCACAATGTTCAGGCACAGCTTAGCGAGAATGCTAAGACCAATAAACGAGTGACTGGGATTTGCAAAGAATTGCAAAAACTGCATAGAGAAGCTATTCAGAACACCATCAATTCAGTCACCATGGTAGCAACCCTGATTGCCTCCATTGCCTTCATTGCCATATTCAATTTTCCAGGTCAATACTTCCAAGATGTGAATAGTGGGGGAGACATTGGTGAGGCTCAAATAGCCAAGCTTACTGGTTTTCGTGTCTTCTGCCTTCTGAATGCAACTGCTCTCTTCAGTTCCCTCGTGGTGGTCGTCATGCAGATCACTTTGGTTGCCTGGGAAACTGGTGCCCAGAAGCAAGTTATCAAGATCATAAATAAGCTCATGTGGACTGCATGCCTTAGCACAGGTGCAGCTTTTACCTCACTGGCATATGTTGTAGTTGGCCCACAGCATGCCTGGATGGCCTTCACAGTATCAGCCATCGGAGGGCCGATCATGATCGGAACCCTCCTGTTCCTAGCCTATCCGTTGTTGTGCCCACGGTTCAAGTTTGGCGAAGACAGACAGCGCCGCATCAAGAGGGCAGGTGGCAGCAAGTCCTTCTCCTGGTCACTCCATGATGGTTTTTCAGATCTGGAAGCCTTCTCTGATCATGAGAAGATGATTTATGCCCTGTAG